ACTTTTTACGACTGAATTGTCAAGAGCGTGGTATGCTTTGCTATTGACACAAGCCAAAGATAAGAACTATGTGCCTCATACGGATGATTCGTTGATTCGTATAGCGGTTGATTATTTTGATACTACGGATGATATGCTTCAACGGGCTAAGGCGCATTATTATTGGGGACGTGTGTTTCAAGACAAGGAAGAGGTGGAAAATACCGTCCGTGAGTTTCTGACAGTATCGGCGTTGCTGGAGAAAACAGACAATTATGAGTTGAGTATATTGCTAAAAAATAACTTAGGACTTCTGTTTTGGGAACATAGTCTATCCAAAGAAGCTGATTCACTATACAGGCAGTCGGTGGAGTTGGCAGAAGCTCATCACGACACTTTACGTTTGGCTATTGCTCTTGTACATCGTGCGGATATATGTATGGAGAAAGGTAAAGAATATTATGCTGATGCGGATACAATAATGAATCGGGCTTTGAAATTAGTTGATGGAATTGATGATGAGCACGTAAAATCCATTGTGTTTAGCTCTTTAAGTTATCTTTGTGATTATCAGGAACGGCTGCAAGATGTCATTTTCTATGCGCATCAGGGACTTAGATATACCTCGGATAGTTCTGCGAAGAAAGGCTATTATCTTGTTTTGGGAAGTGCATATTCTCGATTGACGAATTATGATTCTGCCACAATTTATCTGAAACGCAGTTTGGATACGGATAGTTATTATACCCGGGCAAGTGCATGTATGAGGTTGTCGGAAGTGGCAGCAGCATTGGGGGATAAAGACAACGCCTTGAAATATGAAACTCTTTATGGCGTATATAAAGATTCCATGAAAATGGTGGAACGGCCTACAGTGGTGGTTTCTTCTCTGAAGAATGTATTGCATGGTCAGTCAGTGAGTCGTTATGAATCTTCTTTAGTTCAATATCGTTATTATTTGTTATTGATTGGAGGGTTGCTGTTAGTCTTTGTTTGTTTTTATTTATATAAACGAAAGCGAAGACATGCGGAGATTGTGAAATTGCAAGCGAAGCATCAAAACTTATATATAAGTATAGAATCTTTGCAGAAGGAATTATTTGAAAAAAAAATCGAAATAGATAATTTGCAGAAACACTATCAGCAACTAAAGACAGGTACAGGTCAAAAAGAACAACAAGAAGGGTGTCTTCAGGAATTATTGGGAGAATATCATCGGATGCAGGAGAATTTGGAGAAACAACTTAATGAAAAAAATGAAGAAGTAATAAAATTAAGACGCTTGAATCTTAAATCCGTTCTGGCTTCATCTCCGGTTTATATAAAACTACTTGAACTCTGTAAACATAACAGACTGAATCCTGATGAAAAGCGAATGTTTTCTTCCGAAGAATGGAATATGTTATTACAAGAAATAGATATTGCATCATTAGGGTTTGTTGAACGCTTGCAAAAGAAATATGAATTTTTGTTAGAAGATGATATTCATTTTTGCTGTCTTGTAAAGTTGGAGTTTAAATATTCGGATATTGCATTCATTTGGGGATGTTTAGATGTAGCTGTATATAAAAGGAGTAACTCTGTTCTGAAAAGAATGGGAGTATCTGCTACTAAAAAGAGTGAGTTGATTAATATACTGAACCGAATTTGACTTGCTAACTTATTTCATAAAGCAATAAATGATGGTTTTAGCTTATGTTAACATAATGCTATAATGAATTTCCGATGCAGAACTTTCATATTTGTGCTGTTAAAACATTAAACAGATAATATTATGAAAAAACTATTATTTTTATTCCTTTTGGGAATACTCCCCTTGAATTTTATAGTAGGTAATGCTGGCTGCTATAGTACACAAAATAATAATGTGCATTTAGTGCATAATCAGAGAACAATAATTCTTAAAGGGAAAAAAGAAAATAAAACATCTCGAACTCTAAAGATTTATCCAGTAGAGGCGTTTCTTGAAAACAAAGTATTGTCTCTCAATTTTCTTTCTGAATTGCCGAGTGTAGTTGTCACTGTTACTAATGTAGAAACAAATAATGTTGTTAGTCAAGATATTTTTACTTCGTATATAGGGACTTTGTCTATAGATTTAAGTACGGAAGAGATGGGAAACTATAAAATAGAGATTGTTGCGGGAGAGTATGAATTAACTGGTGACTTTGTCCTTGAATGAAATTTAGTATTCTCTTATATTCATTAGTGTCCCGTAAAAGTGGATAAATAGTTCTTTGAAATAATTGAAATATAGTCTATTAGATACTACTTTTTAGGCGCGACGATTTGAAATCATACCTTTGAGGTCAATTAAGGTGACCTCAAATGAACCAAGATAAATATGTTTTCGCTCAGTTAGTAGAATTCTTGAACAATGATAAGTTCAGAAGACTTGTAGACAAGTATGATGGCAATCGTTATGTGAAACATTTCACTTGCTGGAGTCAGTTACTTGCAATGATGTTCGGTCAACTCAGTAATCGTGAAAGTCTTCGTGACTTGATTGTAGCTTTGGAAGCACATCAAGGAAAGCGTTATCATTTGGGATTGGGTCGTGAGCCCATTGCCAAAACTACGCTTGCATCTGCCAATCAGAATCGGGATTACAGAATCTTCGAAGATTTTGCTTTCTATATGATGAAGGAAGCATGTGAAAAACGATCGACTCACATCTTGGATATTCCAGGAAGGAAGTATGCGTTTGATTCCACTACAATTCCTTTATGTTTGGCTACATTCCCTTGGGCGAAGTTCCGTAAGAAAAAAGGTGGAGTTAAGGCTCATGTCCTTTATGACATAGAAGCACAACTTCCAGCCTTTTATACAGTAACTACAGCATCCAGGCATGATTCAACAGAAATGTCCGCAATTAATTATGAGCCAAATGCTTATTATATATTTGACAGAGCGTATGACTCGTTTAAAGAACTTTATCGGATTCATCTTACAGGTTCTTTCTTTGTAGTCAGAGCGAAGTCTAATCTGAAATGCAAGTTCTGTAAATGGAAGCGTAGAATGCCGAAAAATATCCTTTCAGATGCGGAAGTGAAACTGATAGGGTACACTTCTGGAAAGAAGTATCCTGAATCATTCAGAGTCATCCGTTTCTATGATGAAGAGGATGATCGTGAATTCACATTCCTGACGAATGCCAAACACATATCTGCACTTGATGTTGCCAATCTTTATAAGAAAAGATGGTTCGTGGAACTTTTCTTCAAATGGCTGAAACAACACCTTAAGATAAAAAGGTTCTGGGGTACTACCGAGAATGCGGTTCGAATACAGATTAGTGTTGCTATCATCACCTATTGTTTAGTAGCTATTGTACAATATGATATGCAACTGAATCGTTCAACTTATGAGGTCTTGCAGATTCTTAGCATCTCATTAACAGATAAAACGCCTTTACAAGAGCTGTTTAATAAGACTAATTTCAATGATGTCAAAGAACAATTTAATCCCCTTATTCCGGGATTATTTGATTAATTAATAACTCGTCCCGATTTTAACGGGACACTAGTGTCTTATATTTAATAAAGAACTTTATCTGTAGTAATGGATATTTGGTAAACTTCTAAAAATGCAACAGAATATGATTAGTAAAATTATTGAACCCAAAACTTTATCGTTGATTACAACAGAAAAGTGTACTGCAGCTTGTCATAATTGTTGTTTTCAGTGTAGCCCGCGATTGAAACAAAGAATGTCATTGGAAGATATGAAATTTCAGATAGATGAAGTGATTAAAGATTTTCCAATGATTTTAGCTTGTGTTTTTACAGGTGGTGAATGTACAACATTGGGAACAGATCTGCATCAAATAATCAATTATGCAGCTATAAATAACCTAAAGTGTAGAATCGTTACTAACGGACACTGGGCTGTATCTGAATCTCGGGCATTATTATTCCTTAAACAACTAAAAGATGCAGGTTTGCATGAATTAAATTTAAGTACGGGTGATGAACATCAGAAATGGATTCCCTATGATCGAATAGTATATGCTTGTCAGGCAGCTGTAAAATTAGAAATGTTTGTGGCTGTTAATATAGAGTCAACTCCTGAAAGCAAGTTTACTTCAGTTTCAATGAAGAGTGATGATAGAATATCCAGAGAAATTATGCTTGGTAAAGTTGTTGTTAAAGATAGTTTGTGGATTGATTTTGATAAAGAGCACCTTGATAGAACTCTAGAAATGAATGATGGTCCATGTATTAATCTTTTTAATACAATTTCGGTTTCTCCTGATGGGCACTTGCAGGCTTGTTGTGGGCTGACTTGTAAAAATAGTATATATCTTGATTTAGGTAGTTATCGGAAACACTCACTAAGACAGTTATATATAGAACAATTTGATGATTTGATGAAATTGTGGCTCTATACACATGGGCCTAAAAAGATATATTCATTCTTATGTGAGAAAAAAGGAGTGGCAAATGAATCATATCGCTATCCACATATTTGTTCAATGTGTCATCATATTCTAGAGAGTAAAGAAAATATGGATATTATTAAGGCTAATATTTCGTCTATCATTCCATCTGTTATGCTAAAATATCAATTTATTAACAATTTAAAAACATGAGTTTATGAGATCAATGAAGACAAAAATCAATTCTCTGACAGCTAAAAGTTTAGCTACGTCTATGCTACTTGCATCATGTACTCCAAATGCTGACTTTGATCAAATAATGGTAGAACAATCTGGTATTAATTCAGAAAAAGATATAACAGACAGTAAAGGTGTATCAATATCTTTATCTTTGAACGAAGAAACTAAACAAGCTTTGCGTGATATTGCCCCTTTGGTACAAGAAATTATTGATAATCCAAAAGTAGCTCAGGAGTTATCAAAAGATCCGGAATCATTTTGTAAACAAAGAGGGTATAATTTTACAATAGATTTAGATGATGCTATCTTTAAGGTAATTGTTGCACTGGGAAATGAGGAAATAAATGAAGCATTGAAGAGTAATGATTTTGAGAGATTTATGCAGTTATGTGCTGATATGAAGTTATTGGAAACAGGGCAAAAAGTAAAACTGAACGTATTGTTTCAAAATGAGGATGAGCAAGAAATCTTTAATGCAATAGCTTATGAACTGAATGGAGAAACTATAGAAACACGTAGTGTTGCTTTTTGGCTTGCCGTGTCGGTAGTTTTAGTAGTAGCTATAATTTTGACTTATACTGTAGGGACGGAAGAGTCGCCTATTGATGATGAAAATGTATCTCTGCAACGGTTGGAGCCTGGTTTGCAAAGCGAGGATAATGTACTCTCAAAAGATCAGATAAATATTTGTACATCAAAAAGAATGCAATCTTTCTTGCATTGTACTGATCCTAATTATTCGGTTTTGGATGTTTGGGCATTGAAAAATATAAATGTGAGTGATTATCAACTTGTATCAGGTTATAAAAGTTTCTTTGTAAATCAACTTGTATCATATTTAAAAGTTAACAAACCGGACATTTTTACGAAATATTCAGAGATGCAAATCTCAGAATTCTTGAAGAAAAATATTATTGTATAATTCAAAAAATGTAAGTAAAATGAGAAGATTTAAGTCATCGTATTCAAAGTCTATGTTGTTAGCAACTTGCTTTCTGCTTATTATATTGTTATTTGCTATATGTATTATAATCAATCAGATGGCGAAATTGCCTATAGATTCACTTAATTTCGTAGGAGTAGGTGTTGCGCTCTGTTTTATTTTAGTAACATTGCTATATTCGTTTTTTTCTCAAATCCGATATGTGTGTGTGACAAAAGAAAATTTGATAATAAAGAAAATGCTAGGGAAGGTTATTATACCTCGTTGTAATATATTGCAAGTTCAACATAAAAAAAGTTTAATGTTTGATGTTAGATTGTGGGG
This portion of the Bacteroides acidifaciens genome encodes:
- a CDS encoding radical SAM protein produces the protein MISKIIEPKTLSLITTEKCTAACHNCCFQCSPRLKQRMSLEDMKFQIDEVIKDFPMILACVFTGGECTTLGTDLHQIINYAAINNLKCRIVTNGHWAVSESRALLFLKQLKDAGLHELNLSTGDEHQKWIPYDRIVYACQAAVKLEMFVAVNIESTPESKFTSVSMKSDDRISREIMLGKVVVKDSLWIDFDKEHLDRTLEMNDGPCINLFNTISVSPDGHLQACCGLTCKNSIYLDLGSYRKHSLRQLYIEQFDDLMKLWLYTHGPKKIYSFLCEKKGVANESYRYPHICSMCHHILESKENMDIIKANISSIIPSVMLKYQFINNLKT
- a CDS encoding PH domain-containing protein, coding for MAKLPIDSLNFVGVGVALCFILVTLLYSFFSQIRYVCVTKENLIIKKMLGKVIIPRCNILQVQHKKSLMFDVRLWGISGLFGHIGIFWNKSIGKYTAFVKDGSSMLEIKTEGKCYVVSCDDYVQMIKLLND
- a CDS encoding tetratricopeptide repeat protein, with the translated sequence MKARQIWWVFLLLLVSCISTVNKPHPSLLHADSLICAGRSDSALSLLESVESSLFTTELSRAWYALLLTQAKDKNYVPHTDDSLIRIAVDYFDTTDDMLQRAKAHYYWGRVFQDKEEVENTVREFLTVSALLEKTDNYELSILLKNNLGLLFWEHSLSKEADSLYRQSVELAEAHHDTLRLAIALVHRADICMEKGKEYYADADTIMNRALKLVDGIDDEHVKSIVFSSLSYLCDYQERLQDVIFYAHQGLRYTSDSSAKKGYYLVLGSAYSRLTNYDSATIYLKRSLDTDSYYTRASACMRLSEVAAALGDKDNALKYETLYGVYKDSMKMVERPTVVVSSLKNVLHGQSVSRYESSLVQYRYYLLLIGGLLLVFVCFYLYKRKRRHAEIVKLQAKHQNLYISIESLQKELFEKKIEIDNLQKHYQQLKTGTGQKEQQEGCLQELLGEYHRMQENLEKQLNEKNEEVIKLRRLNLKSVLASSPVYIKLLELCKHNRLNPDEKRMFSSEEWNMLLQEIDIASLGFVERLQKKYEFLLEDDIHFCCLVKLEFKYSDIAFIWGCLDVAVYKRSNSVLKRMGVSATKKSELINILNRI
- a CDS encoding IS4 family transposase — encoded protein: MNQDKYVFAQLVEFLNNDKFRRLVDKYDGNRYVKHFTCWSQLLAMMFGQLSNRESLRDLIVALEAHQGKRYHLGLGREPIAKTTLASANQNRDYRIFEDFAFYMMKEACEKRSTHILDIPGRKYAFDSTTIPLCLATFPWAKFRKKKGGVKAHVLYDIEAQLPAFYTVTTASRHDSTEMSAINYEPNAYYIFDRAYDSFKELYRIHLTGSFFVVRAKSNLKCKFCKWKRRMPKNILSDAEVKLIGYTSGKKYPESFRVIRFYDEEDDREFTFLTNAKHISALDVANLYKKRWFVELFFKWLKQHLKIKRFWGTTENAVRIQISVAIITYCLVAIVQYDMQLNRSTYEVLQILSISLTDKTPLQELFNKTNFNDVKEQFNPLIPGLFD
- a CDS encoding DUF3244 domain-containing protein, whose amino-acid sequence is MKKLLFLFLLGILPLNFIVGNAGCYSTQNNNVHLVHNQRTIILKGKKENKTSRTLKIYPVEAFLENKVLSLNFLSELPSVVVTVTNVETNNVVSQDIFTSYIGTLSIDLSTEEMGNYKIEIVAGEYELTGDFVLE